The DNA sequence GGAAACAGAGATTAGTTTATTAAATGTAAGTTGGATAAAAACCGTAGAATAACGTGAGGAATTATTACTGACTTGCTGCTAAagtagtctggctcaacggatGCACAGTGCTGATATAAAGCCTGACATCGAATGTTTCTCCCCTCCCGCTATGTCCGCTttctattttgcaagggcaccaGTGCTGCATCCGAGGCTTAGCGCCACCCACGGTTGtgatatgttaaaaaaataaaaacaagccagagcatttttcccccctcctatcccagaataaaTAAGCGCTGTAGCCAGACTTTACTCTagcgctgacacagcgctgcagagataggtctggcaatgcgagactactgctAATGCAGTAGTGTTAAAGGATAGTttacccaaattacaaaaacccttttttctattttctcaCATTCCATAAATATACTGAAAAATGCAATGTTAAAAACTTGAAACTGTAGCATTACCTTTCAAAAACAATGTCCTGGGTACTAAAAATAATTCACAGAACACAATGTCAATGGATATTTATAAGAAAGAAGAAGATGTAAGTATGTGTGAGGGAATGCATTATGCCAGTAAAGTCCTCATAGTTTAAAAtgcaaatgtatgtgtgtgtactttcTCCAGTGCAGGGCattcagatgtttgagcaagGCCAGTACAGCCAGGCAGTGGACATGTTTACAGAAGCCATCTACTGCGACCCGAGGGACCACAGGTTAGCTGAAACGTGAACCCAACTCAACTCCACTCGACCTGCGCCTCTTTTCCCTCTTCACATTCACTTTGCCTTAAATAAATATCTtcgtctgtgtctctctgtgactCTCGCAGGTTCTATGGAAACCGCTCTCACTGCTATTGGGTTCTGGAGCAGTACTCCTCCGCCCTCACGGACGCTCAGAGGTCCATCCAGCTGGCTCCTTATTGGCCGAAGGGATACTTCCGTAAGGGGTGTGCTCTGATGGGGTTAAAGGTTAGCACCTGACGTACAACCCCAAAAAGTAATGATTTGCACTCTGTGATTTAGTATTTGGACCAAAGGGATGCTACCTGCTtgaatattaatgtttttaaacagatctgtgtgtgtgtgtgtgtgtgtgtgtgtgtgtgtgtgtgtgtgttccagcgGTACAGTGAGGCGGAGGCAGCCATGGAGCAGGTGCTGAAGTTGGATCAGCGCTGTAAGGAAGCATCCGGTAAACTCTTTACCTGCCGGCTCCTGCAGCTCATGGTGAGGAGGACAAGTGACTAGAAGGGTCGACTTCCTCCGAGGCTGCGGTCAaagtttatacttttttattttgttattttgtagggataattttaacccttgtgttgtcttcccgtcgaccatgcaactttgtgtttttctgagttgaaatttcaacattcaacattctttttcgacacttttctcaacgtttttgtcgattttataccaaattttttgtcacttttttgcagtttttttaattatgtttttatcaattttttaacaagttttttgtcgctttttccgatgttttttttGGTTACTTTTAGTTTTAgatttttccaacatttctcactttttccaacattcttttgtcatagttctgatatagacaacaggagggttaaagaaCATGACATCTACAGGATATATCAAACCAAAATTACTGTgtcaaaaaaaaactcatggaCATGTGGTTAGCTGGCTGTTAATAGGTCAAGATGGACTAAGAGTTTCGATAATATTGTAGCTTTGATGACCAGTGTCAGGTTTTTTTACTCTGAAATTAGCATCCACAGGTTGAGGCCCACTAGAGCTCGGTAAGCTAGTGGGTGTGTTGGAGGGAAGTTTATTTCTTTTGACATCTCAGAATCTCATACATGCCTCCTAACCAGTTGGTTAGAACTGAAGTGTTGCTCTTGTCCAAATATGGATTAAGTGTCTTGCGTCAGGGCATTTGAAAGGAAGAGTGATGTTTACACGATATAACTGTAATGTACATATTTGCCTTTTTACTTTTAGGAGTTGGGTTTTGAGGAAGAGCAGAGTAAACTGCTGCTGGAGAAGTTCACCACCGTTCAGGCGGCCACCACCTCACCCGAGGCCAAAAGTAAGAACCAGCTGCAGTGCCACAGCTGTCCACACTGGGGCAGCAGTCACATCAGATGTCAATAGGAGACACATGCTGCTACTAACTGGGGATTTCCACCGGATGCAGAAcgtctgcggaccggctccgctgcgtgccggctccgctgcgtgccgGCTGCATCTGCGTGCCGGCTGCATGCTCCGCCGTCCATCAATACCCACccggtccggatttgttgcgtaacggctgcggccatgactgacagctgaagtcacaaggacccacgagatctcacgaattcacgtagaatagaaccacaaaaccaaacaacagttagtttccatccagaggagtagaggggaaacaactctgtgctgtgttttcaaggtgtagtgcagggaaatatgatccgccgtgagcacggtgtattttattttgaaaaattaaccggatgttttattttgcttctgtgctcgacttcctgtcccgcactatctgccgtgtgctgaattgctgcggagctctccggcgtccgggaaaaataaaagctctgcgtatctgctccggagggctgcggacctgCCGGAGCAgatccgcagacgttccgcaacCGTTGGAAATTGGGGGTAACTGACCGTACATCATGAAAGAAAGACCTTTGTGTATAGAGAcattattaaaaaacatgaacattaaAATATCGATTTTCTACTGTACAATGAACAGCACACTACAGACAATACTTTGAAGTTAGGATGGTATTAGGGGCAGAGAAATGTGTAATCTTCAGAGTGAAATCAGTGTGTTGGATATAAAGACATATAGTATGAATCTGCACTCGTTATACTAGTAGACATGCAGTAGATCCTATAAGTAAACAGACAAACACTTACCATGCATAAACTGTTTTAAAGTCCGATATTATGTTTAATTTATACAGTGTCGGCACAATAGCACAGCTAGCCAGAGAAAGATATGTAATTTACAGCAGACATCAGTGGTTGACCCATGGTAAATACATCATATCGATGccctgtttttattgttttgtcattaCATAATGTCTACTTCCTGTCTCTGACTTCCAGCACTAAAGCACACATCTCAGCAGGACCAGAGTGGGTATGTTGTATGGCTATTAGCAATACACATAATCACACCAATCACTTTGAAATCTTCAggactgcagaatgttttgagGGCGTGAATGTTAATACAGTATCATTTCAAACGTGAAGCAAACCAATCCTCTATTTTTATAGACATATATAAATCATATGTTATCTTTCAGTTAAATATATACACTGGGAACTGTTAATATCTTATACTGTGGCCGGGTAATTAAAAATTATAATGTCATGTAAACTTTTGGCTTTCAAATACTAGACAAATAATCACTCTCACATATTATCCTCTCTGTGATCTTTGCCTTACTTCTATTCTTCCTGTTCACAGCcttctcttttctcccactAACTTCTCTTTTCTATTCCGCAGGAGCTGTCGCTCTCTGTGGGTTGGGAACATTACAGTGGAGGTTACAGAGACAGACCTCTTGGATctcttcaaaatgtaaaaagactgtgtgtgtgtgtgtgtgtgtgtgtgtgtgtgtgtgtgtgtgtgtgtgtgtgtgtgtgtgtgtgtgtgtgtgtgtgtgtgtgtgtgtgtgtgtgtgtgtgtgtgtgtggttttataTGTAGTGAAAAACAAATGAAGGCAGTACAACTATAAAAACAAGACATACTTCACATACTTCATATTTTATGAAGGGTAATAAAAAGCACCAACTATAACAGCTGCAGCAATAATTAATAGGGTTTTAAGCAGTGACCGTTGAAGGGTCGGCTAAGGTGTTCCAGGAACGTTCCAACGGGTGTGATGTAGTAGTGGGTGCGCCAAACTTGGCAGTTGGGCTACAACGTCAATAAATGGTTGGAATGGAGCGATCCATTCAACCATGTAGGGCTGGGTTAACCTAATCCAATCTCCAATTAAAatcgtttgtttgtttgagtgttctgaaatagattttttaatatgttaatTATGGCAATATAATTAGTCCTGTTAagtaaaaagtattttaaactaagtattTGGGGGTCAATTCTTACCTGGTTCATTATGAAAAAATTtttgagggttgcttcttgcttgtacaatttacagcacaAGTTCTCTGAGAATTTCTTTTATATCCAAGAAAAATTGGTATTGTTACTGAAATGTTCTGCAATCGAAACCGGACCTTGTGAATAGGAATCAACTCGATTGTAGATACCCAGGCCTGCGACCGTGGCTGCTTAAAGTCCATAATAAAGACCCACATAGTAGAGACTAGACTTGTGAAAACTGGTGTTACATTTGcttagtagtagtagaagttATGCTAGTAGTTTCAGAGAGATGTAGGTAAGATGTAGCCATAGCTTTTGCATAGTCAGAGGTAGTtatagtagcagtagtagtagcaggaGTAGCACTAGTTGTCGCAGTACCACTAGCATCAGTAGTGGAAGGGTTGGTGTACTACTGTAATCATAATAATGACAATATTAATGGTCAGCGCTGGATATGAAGCACAACCAGCATCACTTTGCCTGCAGGTCTGTACCACATGGTTTTCTGTAGTCAAAGTAGAGGGTGACACGGGAATCAATTAGCACTCCCATCCCATCCCGAGCCCACGAAAATACTCCTATCATATCCCGAACACAAATCCCGAGAGAAAGACTCCTGAATCCCGTCACGCTCCCGTTTCGTTCCTTATGTTGTCTAAAGTTATCAGATTCTGTTGCCGCCCTGTATCATGTTTGGTTAATTGCGGTCAAATCACTGAGGTTGCCTCGGAAATTTAGGCTACActataaatgtattattcatTACGTAATTCCTAAGGGAGATCTTCtcacactcaaaacacacatttatcgATTTCGGGTAGGTTAGACTAATCGCTGCCTTCTGCATACTAAGTAGCCTAGGAATGCCTCGCAATCTTTGGGAGCACTCACCGCATTACAgcgtaatttttttatttaatctccGGCTCCATCCCGCTCCCCCGGCTCCCGTTGAGTTCTATGCCCTATGCCTGATGTCCCTATCACGTTACCAACAGTGAGATTGACTCCCGTACCACGAGAGTCCCGAAAAATTGTCATCCACTAAGTCAAAGGCTCTGTGTTTCCATGGTTACAGGTTTGGTGAAATAGAGAGCATCAGAGTTCTTCATGAGCGTTTCTGTGCCTTCGTCAACTTCAAGAATGCCAACATGGCTGCCAAAGCCCTGGATAAGCTGCAGGTGAGTGATGAACAAACTCAACATGATGTTACTCATCTCGAATGTAACAGTCATTGTACGAGTATTTTAATGTGCGGCTTCTTCCTGTGCAGGGTGTGGAGCTGGGCAGCAGCAAACTGGTGATGAGGTACCCAGATCGTTGGATCCAGCGCCCCCTGCCGCCCATCCAAAAGAACAACACCAGCCTCAGCTCCAGCGCTGCGGGAACACTGCCGAGCTCAGCTGCTATAGGGTACTGGGCAACTTCCTCTCgacatgtgtatctgtgtggtgCAACATTGTGCCCACTCTGCAGGcctaaaccatagactgtaaagcAAGAtccttcctcccactgtacaaaagtgaagccaaaatatcccggaTACGGGCGCttccatcttgtaattttggagccagagtctgcgcaGTAGTGATTGGAGCCGCGGTATGAAAGTCCCGCCCACAGGGTTTAAAATAAGCaccatctaccagccaaatgctggtaaaatatgcaagtggctggtagatttgcttcactcaccagcccaaaaaaacaatggtaatctattgagtggctggtcaaatttgaaaatgtaCTAGCCATTTGGCGGCTggcaaaaaagtaaattttgaaCCCTGCCTGCCCATACACCCAATCGCAAGTCAATCCCAGCtatttttatagcatcaaataactaataaaacccAAAGTTATGAGAAAAATgacacttgaacaaacatcagcgtgataagaactacctaaatgacagaaaccatctttgggaaacatttatttgacgtgcactttgactttttaatttGGCCAATGGCCCATCTGCTAATGGAGGAGGGTGGGGTTTATGACCTGTACTGCAGCCACCAGAGGACaatccagatgttttggcttcacttatacagtctatgcatcaaccCTTGGTGTAAACCCACATTGGTCCTTTATAAAGTTAGGACATCCTTACCAGCTATCACATCTTTAAGCTGTTTTAGGGATAAAGATTAGCATTAACTTAAAGTTAGTGTAAAGAATAATAGTAGAAATGTCGGTGTGATGTTTTGGGAGGATAGGGCCTTATGATCAAAGCATAACACAAAAGACaactttttaaatctttttaaatgttttatatacATTCTTTCTATATACATtcacagtgaaaaaaaaactttactggAGAGGACAAATCTCAGTTCCTTAGAGCGTTTTCAGGCTAAGATCCAACATCTTCCATCCACAATAATCagcggttaaaaaaaaacagaataatcctTCGACACAGGAGTTAACATGACCGACAGGACATCATCTTGTGTGCTTTATTGTCTCATTGTCTCCGTCTCCATGCcccattagcattccattgtTTGCCTGCATGCTTACGTGCATTTGTCTGTGAACGTGACGCAGTCTGGTTCTGTCCAAGCAGGTCCAGACGGTGTGTACCTATATATGGAGATGAGTGCTTCTACTGGCGGACCACAGGCTGTTTCTATGGCGACAAGTGCCGTTTCAAACACATACCAGACCAACAAGGTCGAGACAAGAAACCATGGCATCCCTAACTGCGTCCCCTGCCCTCCCAACCCCAGCATCAGGACGCATTAATGAAGGATTTAGACGGGGAGCGGGAACAAGAAGGACAGCGAGCATGGAGTGGACAcgtgaacgtgtgtgtgtgggaaagaGAGAGTCAGATATGGTATGTATGTGATAGCCAAAGTCAGAGGTTGGGTCCCTGACACGATGAGGTTAGAACGTCAAGAGCCCTAACCTCAGAAAGACGCTTAAAGAATTCACATGATAACGCAGAACTTCTGATGTAAGGAAGTCCTCCGAGGAATTTAAATCATTGGAAGCGTGGATAAGCGTCTCTTGGCTCCATTTGGATCCGATAAGGTTTCTGCGTGGAGATCTCTGCTCTGTGGCAAGTATCAGTCATCTGTCATCAGAAGGATTTACTTGGACGAATACGTTTGGTTGAACCATATCGGGAACACTTCTCAAAACCTAAGCTCAGTGACAAACTTTATCTCTTCAACACCCCTCTTGGATTACATTAAAGTCAAGagttatttttcatattttttaaagagcatttcaaatgtatttgaaaaaaaaaacaataaatcaacTAAATTAAACACATTGAAATGTTTTCGTGTTTACTCAACACCTTACTTTACTTAACTCTTTCAAATCCCAACTAACACATTAGAAATGATAAGAATTCAAATGTTGCCTTAGCTTTTAGAGAACTATCACGACCTGTATGACTGAGAACATCCACAGACAAATTAGGTTATGatttgacataatatataacatttaattaaattgtTGAATAGTTCTCAAAAATCCATTTGAAATTGTGGACattgaatcagaatcagaatcagaaaaagctttattgccaagtacattctttacacatacaaggaatttgttttggtgctgTAGGTGCGTGTCACACAATCTCTAAATACAAGAGGGCTAAGAGAATCGAGCACCAGTATATGACAATAGAagtaaaaacatatatacacagttatgtattaattaaaaataaatataaaaataaaataaaaagagcagcacagcagagtaaGTACAGTGACATGTAGAgccagaggtggaggtggagtgtggagagagtcagggaaaaaaaactgttcttgtggtgtgaggttttggtcctgatagacctcagcctcctgccagagttTGTGgccggggtgggaggggtcagccacaatctttccagcacgcttcagagtcctggtggcgtaaagATCCTGGAGCGgtggcagattgcagccaatcaccttctctgcagaccgaatgacacgctgcagtctgcccttgtccttggcagt is a window from the Perca fluviatilis chromosome 1, GENO_Pfluv_1.0, whole genome shotgun sequence genome containing:
- the LOC120559363 gene encoding tetratricopeptide repeat protein 31-like isoform X2; the encoded protein is MKFTRDICRLLGLGGGGPCEEEMEVQNGAPDLTDRRKDQGSSQAMLNSEEGLDDEERTRRRAERRRAKRKRQKERKKLERMEDASEQEEEVAGAVSESDSEEELKEEVKEWTAVRPRNKCNPESVPDLVTSENKSNGQPPHRPSEEEPEWDVSSAFVANAASHIKVKALKNRAILISRENKENEARSSQVESTEEMKRRGESLTVQGIQMFEQGQYSQAVDMFTEAIYCDPRDHRFYGNRSHCYWVLEQYSSALTDAQRSIQLAPYWPKGYFRKGCALMGLKRYSEAEAAMEQVLKLDQRCKEASGKLFTCRLLQLMELGFEEEQSKLLLEKFTTVQAATTSPEAKTLKHTSQQDQSGSCRSLWVGNITVEVTETDLLDLFKMFGEIESIRVLHERFCAFVNFKNANMAAKALDKLQGVELGSSKLVMRYPDRWIQRPLPPIQKNNTSLSSSAAGTLPSSAAIGSRRCVPIYGDECFYWRTTGCFYGDKCRFKHIPDQQGRDKKPWHP
- the LOC120559363 gene encoding uncharacterized protein LOC120559363 isoform X3, whose protein sequence is MEVQNGAPDLTDRRKDQGSSQQAMLNSEEGLDDEERTRRRAERRRAKRKRQKERKKLERMEDASEQEEEVAGAVSESDSEEELKEEVKEWTAVRPRNKCNPESVPDLVTSENKSNGQPPHRPSEEEPEWDVSSAFVANAASHIKVKALKNRAILISRENKENEARSSQVESTEEMKRRGESLTVQGIQMFEQGQYSQAVDMFTEAIYCDPRDHRFYGNRSHCYWVLEQYSSALTDAQRSIQLAPYWPKGYFRKGCALMGLKRYSEAEAAMEQVLKLDQRCKEASGKLFTCRLLQLMELGFEEEQSKLLLEKFTTVQAATTSPEAKTLKHTSQQDQSGSCRSLWVGNITVEVTETDLLDLFKMFGEIESIRVLHERFCAFVNFKNANMAAKALDKLQGVELGSSKLVMRYPDRWIQRPLPPIQKNNTSLSSSAAGTLPSSAAIGSRRCVPIYGDECFYWRTTGCFYGDKCRFKHIPDQQGRDKKPWHP
- the LOC120559363 gene encoding tetratricopeptide repeat protein 31-like isoform X1, giving the protein MKFTRDICRLLGLGGGGPCEEEMEVQNGAPDLTDRRKDQGSSQQAMLNSEEGLDDEERTRRRAERRRAKRKRQKERKKLERMEDASEQEEEVAGAVSESDSEEELKEEVKEWTAVRPRNKCNPESVPDLVTSENKSNGQPPHRPSEEEPEWDVSSAFVANAASHIKVKALKNRAILISRENKENEARSSQVESTEEMKRRGESLTVQGIQMFEQGQYSQAVDMFTEAIYCDPRDHRFYGNRSHCYWVLEQYSSALTDAQRSIQLAPYWPKGYFRKGCALMGLKRYSEAEAAMEQVLKLDQRCKEASGKLFTCRLLQLMELGFEEEQSKLLLEKFTTVQAATTSPEAKTLKHTSQQDQSGSCRSLWVGNITVEVTETDLLDLFKMFGEIESIRVLHERFCAFVNFKNANMAAKALDKLQGVELGSSKLVMRYPDRWIQRPLPPIQKNNTSLSSSAAGTLPSSAAIGSRRCVPIYGDECFYWRTTGCFYGDKCRFKHIPDQQGRDKKPWHP